The stretch of DNA CGCCGCAGACCGCGAGCACCCTGCGGTCCGGATGGGCATAGGCCGCACCCATGCTGGCCGGGAGAGCAAAGCCCATCGAGCAGAAGCCGTTGGAGATCAGGCAGGTGTTCGGTTCGTTGCACTGGTAGTAGCGCGAGATCCACATCTTGTGGGCGCCGACATCGGACAGAAGGATGTCCTCGTCGCCCATGAACTCCCGGATGTCGTTGAGCAGCTTCTGCGGCTTGATCGGAAAGGACGTGTCATGCGCCTCGGCATGAAGATCGTCGCGGATCGTCCGGCGCAGCGCCTGGCGGCCTGCGATGTCGAACAGCGGGAGACTGCCGGCCTGGAGTCCGTTGATGCGCTCGTTGATGCGCTCGTTGATCTGCCACAACGCATCGGCGATATCGGCCACGACCTCGACGTCGACGTCGTAGTCCTCGTCGACCTCAGCGGGATCGAAATCGATGTGAACGATGGTCTTGCCGTCACGCTTGTTCCAGTGGGACGGCGAGTACTCGACGAGGTCATAGCCGACGGCAATGACGACGTCGGAGGCATCGAGCGCGGCATTGGCATGGTCCCTGCCCTGCATGCCGATCGTGAACAGGCAGTGCGGATCCTCGCGCGGAATCGCACCCTTGCCCATGAAGGTGTTGACCGCCGCAATGCCGGTCTTGCGCGCCAGGCGCCGGAGCTGCCTCGTCGCACGTTTGCGCAGCGCGCCGTTGCCCGACAGGATGATCGGGTTCCTCGCATTGACGATGGCCTCGACCGCGGCGTTGACCGCCTTGTGGTCGGCGGCCGGACGGCGGGTCCTGTAGGGCCGGATCGGTTCGCCTTGGGCCTCGCTCGCCGCGATGTCCTCGGGCAGTTCCAGCACGGTCACGCCGGGCTTCTCCTGCTCGGCGATCTTGAAGGCCTTGCGCACCATTTCCGGGATCGCGGCACCACGATGCACGCTGAAGGCCCATTTGCTGATCGGGCTCAGCATCTCGATCGAGTCCATGTTCTGGTGGCTCTCCTTGTGGAGCCGATCGGTCGAGGCCTGTCCGATGATCGCCACAACGGGCGCACGGTCCATGTTGGCGTCCGCCAGGCCCGTCACCAGGTTCGTCGCACCCGGCCCCAGCGTGGCGAGGCAGACGCCCGCCTTGCCGGTCAGGCGGCCGTAGCCGTCGGCCATGAAGGCAGCGGCCTGTTCGTGGCGGCACAGCACGAATTCGATGCTGCTGTCTTTCAATGACATCAGGAGATCGGCGTTCTCCTCGCCGGGAACGCCGAAGATGCGCTCGACACCCTCGGCCTCGAGGCAGCGCACAAACAGATCGGAAGCTTTCATCGATGAACCTCTCTTGAACCGTCCAAAAGGACAGGTGGTGCCATCCGGCCCGTCATCAACAGGGCAAGGATCATGCTCGCGAAACTGTGTGAACGCATGACAGGCATGGCGCAAGCGGGTAGGAACGAACGCTCACATCCGGTGATTTCGCGAACCATGCTCAACGATTCCGGCTTCCGAGGCCGCGTCATTTTTCTCGGCTATGGCACGGTCGCAAAATGCGCCCTGCCCATGATGCTGAAGGTCTCCGGCCTGCCGGTCGACCGCTTCACCGTGATCGACATGGTCGACCGCACCGCGCAGCTCGCCGACCTGATCGCAGAAGGACTGACCTTCGCCGAAGGGAAGATCGCGCGGGACAGCATCGGCGCGGTTCTGGCTGACCATGCGGTGGCCGGCGATATCGTCGTGAATCTGACGGTCGGCGTCGATTCGGTTCCGGTGATGGACTGGTGCCATCACAACGGCATCAGATACGTCGACACCGCGCTTGAGATCTGGGACGACCAGATCGGCAACGCCGATGTGCCCATGGCCGAGCGCACGGAGTACGCCTCGCATCAGCAGGCCCGCAGGCAGGCGAAGGACGGCTGGCAGGCTGACGGCCCGACCGCCATTGTGACCCACGGTGCCAACCCCGGCATGGTCAACCACTTCGCCAGGCAAGCCATGCTCGATCTCGCGGCTCATGTCGGCCACGATCACGAATCTCCACAATCGCGCGACGACTGGGCCCGTCTGGCGCGCGACCTCCGGATCCGCGTGATCCACATCTCCGAACGCGACACCCAGGTGGCGCACAAACCGAAGCAGGTCGGGGAGTTCGTCAACACGTGGAGCATCGAGGGCTTCTGCGAAGAGGCCATGATGCCGTCGGAGCTGGGCTGGGGCACGCATGAGAAATCCCTGCCCGAACGCGCCCACGGCCACAACGCGGGCCCCGGCAACGCCATCTTCATCGCCAGGCCGGCGGCCGAGATCATGTTGCGCTCATGGGTCCCGAAGGGCGGCCAGATCGCCGGATACCTTTTGCCCCACGGCGAAAGCGTCACGCTCTCGGACTACTTCACCCTGCGCGAGGGTGGAGAGGTCTACCGACCGACCGTCGCCTTCGCCTACATGCCGTGCGATGCAGCCATGTCGAGCCTGCACGAGCTGATGATGCAGGGTTGGACCGCGCCGGAGCAGCAGCGCATCCTGGGGGACGACATCGATGCCGGAATGGACGAGCTCGGCATTCTGCTGCTGGGCGACGGGCCGACCGGCTGGTGGTATGGCTCGCAGCTCGATATTCACGAGGCACGCCGCCTGATACCGGGCACCAACGCCACCGCCGTGCAGGTTGCCGCGGGTGCGGTCTCGGCCACCGTGTGGGCCTGCCTCCATCCCAACCGCGGCTATTGCGAACCCGAAGACCTGCCGCATGACGAGATCCTCGCCATCGCGCTTCCCTGGCTCGGCCCCATGGCCAGCGTCCCGACCGACTGGACCCCGCTCAAGCAGCGCGCCGGCCTGTTCGATGAACCCGAGCTCGACACCGGGGACCCCTGGCAGTTCGTCAACTTCAGGATCTAGAGCAGCATCAATGTCATCGGGATCATATTCCCATCGGGATCATATCCTGCGGCGGCGAGGATGTCCGGGCGCTCCTGCTTCGACGCGTGGCGCGTCTTTTTTCATGTGTCAGCCCGCACCCGGGGAAGACAGACCGGACCGTCGACGGAGAGGTCCGCACGCCCCGCTCTGGCAACAGTCGTGCCTACTCGGCCGCTTGCGCGGTGTAACGGGAGTCCTCGAAGGCCGGCATGACCTCGTTGATGAAGAGCCGGAGCGACTCCTTCTGGTGCTCGACCGGCAGGCCCGTGCAGCAGCGATAGAGGAAGTTGTCGACACCGAGCGCCTCGTAGCGGCGCAGCTTGTCGATCACCTGGTCGGGCGTGCCGAACACCAGGTTGGCCTTCAGCATTTCGGGGTCGTACTCCCCGTTGTTCTCCAGCGTCGCGGGATCAGGCGTTTCGGCAAAGCCGTTCCTGATCTCGCCGAGCTCCCTGAACAGGCTTTCGAACTGCAGGCCCGAGAGTTTCATCGCATCGACGAACGGCTTCCAGCCCTCCCCGGCATCGGCATAGACGGCTGCGTGGCGCATCGTGAGGAAGCGCGGACGCTTCACGCCGGGC from Rhodospirillales bacterium encodes:
- a CDS encoding acetolactate synthase large subunit, producing the protein MKASDLFVRCLEAEGVERIFGVPGEENADLLMSLKDSSIEFVLCRHEQAAAFMADGYGRLTGKAGVCLATLGPGATNLVTGLADANMDRAPVVAIIGQASTDRLHKESHQNMDSIEMLSPISKWAFSVHRGAAIPEMVRKAFKIAEQEKPGVTVLELPEDIAASEAQGEPIRPYRTRRPAADHKAVNAAVEAIVNARNPIILSGNGALRKRATRQLRRLARKTGIAAVNTFMGKGAIPREDPHCLFTIGMQGRDHANAALDASDVVIAVGYDLVEYSPSHWNKRDGKTIVHIDFDPAEVDEDYDVDVEVVADIADALWQINERINERINGLQAGSLPLFDIAGRQALRRTIRDDLHAEAHDTSFPIKPQKLLNDIREFMGDEDILLSDVGAHKMWISRYYQCNEPNTCLISNGFCSMGFALPASMGAAYAHPDRRVLAVCGDAGFLMNVQDLETAVRKKLNVVSVILLDGEYGLIKWKQQNRFDGQHVDLAFNNPDFDMLARSFGAWGTTLDAHDQLIPALEEAFRQDGPALIAVPVDYTENRKLTRRLGDLQFTI
- a CDS encoding saccharopine dehydrogenase NADP-binding domain-containing protein, which produces MLNDSGFRGRVIFLGYGTVAKCALPMMLKVSGLPVDRFTVIDMVDRTAQLADLIAEGLTFAEGKIARDSIGAVLADHAVAGDIVVNLTVGVDSVPVMDWCHHNGIRYVDTALEIWDDQIGNADVPMAERTEYASHQQARRQAKDGWQADGPTAIVTHGANPGMVNHFARQAMLDLAAHVGHDHESPQSRDDWARLARDLRIRVIHISERDTQVAHKPKQVGEFVNTWSIEGFCEEAMMPSELGWGTHEKSLPERAHGHNAGPGNAIFIARPAAEIMLRSWVPKGGQIAGYLLPHGESVTLSDYFTLREGGEVYRPTVAFAYMPCDAAMSSLHELMMQGWTAPEQQRILGDDIDAGMDELGILLLGDGPTGWWYGSQLDIHEARRLIPGTNATAVQVAAGAVSATVWACLHPNRGYCEPEDLPHDEILAIALPWLGPMASVPTDWTPLKQRAGLFDEPELDTGDPWQFVNFRI